A stretch of the Channa argus isolate prfri chromosome 9, Channa argus male v1.0, whole genome shotgun sequence genome encodes the following:
- the cyp27a3 gene encoding cytochrome P450: protein MLRRSLINVGSHVNRRQQKRLQRSAAFNNSNNNGDVHGRDASSATVMGAGNKQKTMDDLGGPTFMTTLYWLFVKGYFQTTQQMQIEHSKIYGPLWKSKYGPLVVVNVASAELIEQVLRQEGRHPIRTDMPHWRSYRELRNQAHGPLTEMGAKWQRIRSILNPRMLKPKHVSSYSDTINEVVTDFIKRLDWLRATSGQGVMINDLAGELYKFAFEGISSVLFETRMGCMNEVVPEETHKFIYSVGEMFRLSQIIVLFPKSTWPYMPFWKQFVAAWDHLFKVADKLVQKKIEEIQEKVDLDQNVEGAYLTHLLLSDQMTVTEILGSITELLLAGVDTTSNTISWSLYHLAKEPEIQEQLYQEVIHVCPGDKVPTSEDTALMPNLKAIIKETLRLYPVVPGNARIVAENEIMVGDHLFPKKTLFHLCHYAVSYDDSIFPNPHAFLPQRWLRGPEEKFKLHPFGSVPFGFGIRACLGRRVAELEMYLLLSRLIKHFEVRPDPAGTAVKPITRTLLCPAKPINLQFLDRRV from the exons ATGTTGCGAAGATCTCTGATAAACGTCGGCTCACATGTGAACCGTCGGCAGCAAAAACGACTTCAGAGATCAGCGGCGTTTAATAATTCTAACAATAATGGGGACGTGCACGGCCGCGACGCATCCTCCGCCACCGTGATGGGAGCCGGCAACAAACAGAAGACTATGGACGACTTAGGCGGACCAACTTTCATGACAACCTTATACTGGCTCTTTGTAAAGGGCTATTTCCAAACGACGCAGCAAATGCAA ATTGAGCACAGTAAAATCTACGGCCCTCTGTGGAAATCCAAGTACGGGCCCCTGGTCGTGGTGAATGTGGCCAGCGCTGAGCTGATAGAGCAGGTTTTGAGGCAGGAGGGGAGACACCCGATCCGGACAGACATGCCCCACTGGAGGAGCTACAGAGAGCTCAGGAACCAGGCCCACGGACCTTTGACAGA GATGGGGGCCAAATGGCAACGCATCCGCAGCATCCTGAACCCCCGGATGTTGAAGCCTAAACACGTCTCATCATACTCCGACACCATCAACGAGGTGGTGACAGATTTCATCAAAAGATTGGACTGGCTGAGAGCAACCAGCGGCCAGGGAGTTATGATCAATGACCTGGCTGGAGAACTCTACAAATTTGCTTTTGAAG GGATCAGTTCGGTGTTGTTCGAGACGCGTATGGGCTGCATGAATGAGGTGGTGCCTGAGGAAACTCACAAGTTCATATACTCCGTGGGGGAAATGTTCCGGCTGTCCCAGATCATCGTCCTCTTCCCCAAGTCCACCTGGCCCTACATGCCTTTCTGGAAACAGTTCGTGGCAGCCTGGGACCATCTCTTCAAAGTCG CGGATAAGTTGGTGCAGAAGAAAATTGAGGAGATCCAGGAGAAGGTGGACTTGGACCAGAACGTGGAGGGAGCCTACCTCACACACCTGCTGCTCAGTGATCAGATGACGGTCACGGAGATCCTGGGCAGCATCACCGAACTCCTGCTGGCAGGAGTCGACACA ACTTCCAACACAATCTCGTGGTCTTTGTACCACTTGGCAAAAGAACCAGAGATCCAGGAGCAGCTGTACCAGGAAGTGATACATGTTTGCCCCGGAGACAAGGTGCCAACCAGCGAGGATACGGCTCTCATGCCGAACCTGAAGGCCATCATCAAAGAGACTCTACG GCTGTATCCAGTAGTACCAGGAAACGCCCGTATCGTGGCTGAAAATGAGATTATGGTGGGTGATCATCTCTTCCCCAAAAAG ACGTTGTTCCACCTGTGTCACTACGCCGTGTCCTACGATGACAGCATCTTCCCAAACCCCCACGCCTTCCTGCCTCAGCGCTGGCTTCGAGGACCAGAGGAGAAATTCAAGCTGCACCCGTTCGGATCAGTGCCTTTTGGTTTTGGGATCCGGGCGTGTCTGGGTCGCCGGGTGGCTGAACTGGAGATGTACCTCCTTCTGTCCAGG TTGATAAAGCACTTTGAGGTGAGGCCAGACCCTGCAGGAACCGCGGTGAAGCCGATCACCAGAACCCTGCTTTGCCCTGCGAAGCCCATCAACCTGCAGTTCCTGGACAGAAGAGTTTAG